The genomic interval ACCGGGCGCTCTGTAGCCACTCTTTACGGTGACGTTCATTCTCGGGCTATTCCTGTAAGTAGAAGAGGTAGAAAATTAGTTTTTTCTAAAAAACAATTATTAGACTGGAAAACACCCAGTATGACGGCTGACGAACTCGATCAGCAATCAAGCAACTACATTGTTAACCGCAAAAAATAAACCCCGATCCACTATGAACCAGGGCTATGATAATGCTTTGCTTTCTCCGGGCAGAGATGGTAAAGATATATACAATTCACTTAAGCAGCAATTTCCAGCTGAAGCATTATTTCTGGAAAAAGGTACCACTTACCGGCCCATCAAAATAGGCCTCGACCAGTTGCAGCTGATAGCGAAAGCATTGAAAGGAGGCTATGGATGCAACCAGTAGAACTCCTAATAGAAGAAGAGATCTGGCCATATGATCTGCCCATTGAATTAATTAAAGAACCTACAGAGCCAGTTCGGTTTGGCTGTTTGTATTCAGCTTATCATAAAGATTCTCCCTTTCAATCAATAATCAGTGTTTTCTATGCAAAAGTAAAGCTTAAAGGAGAGTGGATATACCTTGGTGCAAGAAATACCTGGTCTAAGAAATACATGACTTTACTGCAGGTGTACCACCTTATAAAAAGTGATGTATTTAAAACCGAAACAGATACGTTGCAGGCTATTGAGGATGATAAGGAAGCTAAAAAGTTTAAAGCAAAGCATTTTTGCTATGCCACCTTTTCAGGCAAATTCTTCAAACGCAATGAAGATGATATTCTCAACCATTCCCGCTTAATCTGTATTGATTTAGATAAGCTAGGAGGTGAATTATACTGGATTAGGGAAACAGTGAACCGTGATCCGCTTACGCTGATGAGTTTTATTTCCCCATCTGGCACAGGTCTGAAAGTCATTTATCAAATAGATCCCGGTAAACATAGTCAGGCAACCTATTATCAGTACCTATCAGAATACCTTTCT from Rhodocytophaga rosea carries:
- a CDS encoding helix-turn-helix domain-containing protein codes for the protein MFTINEILPFVDSYIRNVVSSEVRKALSERTINASVCATDENDECDIQEAALITGRSVATLYGDVHSRAIPVSRRGRKLVFSKKQLLDWKTPSMTADELDQQSSNYIVNRKK
- a CDS encoding BT4734/BF3469 family protein, with protein sequence MQPVELLIEEEIWPYDLPIELIKEPTEPVRFGCLYSAYHKDSPFQSIISVFYAKVKLKGEWIYLGARNTWSKKYMTLLQVYHLIKSDVFKTETDTLQAIEDDKEAKKFKAKHFCYATFSGKFFKRNEDDILNHSRLICIDLDKLGGELYWIRETVNRDPLTLMSFISPSGTGLKVIYQIDPGKHSQATYYQYLSEYLSKLCSLPKQSIDESCKDVSRACFLPCDPSAYLNLDLV